One Lachnospiraceae bacterium C1.1 DNA segment encodes these proteins:
- a CDS encoding ferritin family protein — protein MEITEEKMNILIESQQGELDGVETYLRMAEAVSNQTDAETFKRLAADEGRHASVFKKYTNKVLSPNTKQANMVVILYRLLGKRIMYPLIAKGEYSAIAGYEKIIDEFPEVESVKNDEKRHGDTVKSLLDNGEYNDKPLLPIIAALIFVCILIRKLMK, from the coding sequence ATGGAAATAACTGAAGAAAAAATGAATATATTAATTGAATCACAGCAGGGAGAACTCGATGGTGTGGAAACATACCTTCGAATGGCCGAAGCAGTAAGCAACCAAACAGATGCTGAAACATTTAAGAGACTTGCGGCAGATGAGGGAAGACATGCTTCTGTGTTTAAGAAATATACAAATAAGGTATTGTCTCCAAATACAAAGCAGGCAAATATGGTAGTGATACTCTATCGCCTTTTGGGAAAACGCATTATGTATCCGTTAATTGCAAAAGGAGAATATTCAGCTATAGCCGGTTATGAAAAAATAATAGATGAGTTTCCGGAAGTTGAATCCGTAAAAAATGATGAGAAACGTCATGGCGATACGGTTAAAAGCTTGCTGGATAATGGTGAATATAATGATAAACCATTACTTCCAATTATCGCAGCGTTAATATTTGTTTGCATATTGATCAGAAAATTGATGAAATAA
- a CDS encoding rhodanese-like domain-containing protein, protein MADYKSITMDEAKEIFKTSGDYIILDVRRSDEFASGHIPGAVNYANEDISNEKINLLPDYDQTIYVYCRTGRRSKQAAGKLVKIGYKNIIECGGILDWTGDIEK, encoded by the coding sequence ATGGCAGATTATAAGTCAATTACGATGGATGAAGCAAAGGAAATTTTTAAGACATCAGGAGACTACATAATCTTAGATGTAAGACGATCCGATGAATTTGCATCCGGTCATATTCCCGGGGCTGTTAATTATGCAAATGAAGATATCTCGAATGAAAAAATCAATCTGCTCCCCGATTATGATCAGACCATTTATGTATATTGCAGAACCGGTAGAAGGAGTAAGCAGGCAGCAGGAAAACTGGTAAAAATAGGATATAAGAATATCATTGAATGTGGAGGAATCCTTGACTGGACCGGAGACATTGAAAAGTAA
- a CDS encoding thioredoxin family protein, with product MKNLEIDEKIDELIAEKEIVIFQFGTETCAPCSAIKQKIDHWIENYKEIKSRYVSIEKFPEIAAEYGIFSVPTIVVFISGKLSIRESGYFSLDDIFKRIERYVEMI from the coding sequence ATGAAAAATCTTGAAATAGATGAAAAGATAGACGAACTTATTGCGGAAAAAGAAATTGTCATTTTTCAATTCGGAACAGAAACCTGCGCACCCTGCAGTGCAATAAAACAGAAAATAGATCATTGGATTGAAAATTATAAAGAAATTAAAAGTAGGTATGTTTCTATTGAAAAATTTCCTGAAATTGCTGCAGAATATGGTATTTTTTCAGTTCCAACGATAGTGGTATTTATTAGTGGCAAACTATCTATCAGAGAAAGCGGTTATTTTAGTCTGGATGATATTTTCAAAAGAATAGAAAGATACGTTGAAATGATCTAA
- a CDS encoding 6-phospho-beta-glucosidase produces MRENFLWGGATAANQFEGGYLEGGRGISNVDVVPAGKDRFPVALGKVRSLKCDDKHSYPSHEAVDFYHRWEEDLELLHELGLKCFRFSISWSRIYPTGEESEPNEDGLKFYEKVIDRCVEYGIEPLISLVHFDVPLALTEKYGSWKNRIMIDLYVKYVKTVVSRYKGKVKYYLTFNEINMLLHLPFMASGVIIEEGEDEKSVKYKAAHNELVASALATKAAHEIDPKVMIGCMLAAGNTYANTCNPEDVWKSITKDRENYFFIDVQARGYYPSYALKFFEKEGINIEITDEDKEALKNTVDFISFSYYSSRLTSADPEVNKETAGNVFATLKNPYLKASEWGWQIDPLGLRITLNSIYDRYQKPMFIVENGLGAKDILMAKADGEKTVEDDYRIEYMREHIKCMIDAVDKDGVDLLGYTMWGVIDLVSASTGEMAKRYGFIYVDKDDEGKGTLNRYKKKSFDWYKHVIETNGKEL; encoded by the coding sequence ATGAGAGAAAATTTTTTGTGGGGCGGTGCTACAGCTGCTAATCAATTTGAAGGTGGTTATTTAGAAGGTGGTCGTGGAATTTCTAATGTAGACGTAGTTCCTGCAGGAAAAGATCGTTTTCCCGTTGCATTAGGAAAAGTTCGGAGCCTTAAATGTGATGATAAACATAGTTACCCAAGTCATGAAGCAGTTGATTTTTATCATAGATGGGAGGAAGATCTCGAACTTCTACATGAACTTGGACTTAAATGTTTTAGATTTAGTATTTCATGGTCTCGAATCTATCCGACTGGTGAAGAAAGCGAGCCGAATGAGGATGGTTTGAAATTCTATGAGAAAGTTATTGACAGATGTGTCGAGTATGGTATAGAACCGCTAATTTCCCTGGTACACTTTGATGTTCCTTTAGCTTTAACAGAAAAGTATGGCTCATGGAAAAACAGGATTATGATAGATTTATATGTTAAATATGTAAAAACTGTTGTAAGCCGTTATAAGGGTAAGGTTAAATACTATCTTACATTTAATGAAATAAATATGCTTCTTCATCTTCCATTTATGGCATCAGGAGTAATAATAGAAGAAGGAGAGGATGAAAAATCTGTAAAATATAAGGCAGCTCATAATGAACTGGTAGCATCAGCTTTAGCAACAAAAGCAGCACATGAAATTGATCCAAAAGTAATGATAGGATGTATGCTTGCGGCAGGAAATACTTATGCTAATACATGTAATCCTGAAGATGTATGGAAATCTATTACTAAGGATAGAGAGAACTATTTCTTTATTGATGTACAGGCGAGGGGATATTATCCGTCATATGCATTGAAATTTTTTGAAAAAGAAGGAATCAATATTGAAATTACAGATGAAGATAAAGAAGCGTTAAAGAATACTGTCGATTTCATAAGCTTCTCATATTATTCATCAAGATTGACCAGTGCAGATCCAGAAGTTAATAAAGAAACAGCAGGAAATGTATTTGCAACATTAAAAAATCCTTATCTTAAGGCGAGCGAATGGGGCTGGCAGATAGATCCTCTCGGACTCAGGATAACATTGAACAGTATCTATGACAGATATCAAAAGCCAATGTTTATTGTTGAAAACGGACTTGGTGCTAAAGATATCCTTATGGCAAAAGCTGATGGAGAGAAAACTGTAGAAGATGATTATCGTATTGAATATATGAGAGAACACATTAAGTGTATGATCGACGCAGTGGATAAGGATGGCGTCGATTTACTTGGATATACAATGTGGGGAGTCATAGATCTTGTAAGTGCATCTACAGGAGAAATGGCAAAACGATATGGATTCATCTATGTTGATAAAGATGACGAAGGAAAAGGTACGTTAAACAGGTACAAAAAGAAATCTTTTGACTGGTATAAGCATGTAATAGAAACTAACGGAAAAGAACTCTGA
- a CDS encoding HAD family hydrolase: MNKTIVFDLDDTLYDLCWPFQKALEKFYSKREKTITIENDVKIVDEKIEGIFLASRKYSDMIFEEWSSGKISSDDMYAYRNQKAMKDFGLVISREEALEIQSYYKEFQKKIIITENVKEMLSNLKEKNINMAIISNGGKEHQKSKIKTLNIGNWIPDENIFISGEIGYAKPEKKIFDHVIERLAIKKENAWYIGDTFENDIIGAKNAGWNAIWFNRRKVKETDGDIKADIIVKNETEMTQTIKSLFIN, encoded by the coding sequence ATGAACAAGACAATAGTTTTTGATCTGGATGATACATTATATGATCTCTGTTGGCCATTCCAAAAAGCTCTGGAAAAATTTTATTCAAAAAGAGAGAAAACAATTACTATAGAGAACGATGTAAAAATAGTAGATGAGAAAATAGAAGGAATATTTTTAGCCAGTAGAAAATATAGTGATATGATTTTTGAAGAATGGAGTTCCGGAAAGATATCTTCTGATGATATGTATGCTTATAGAAATCAAAAAGCCATGAAGGATTTTGGACTTGTAATAAGCAGAGAAGAGGCATTGGAGATTCAAAGTTATTATAAGGAATTTCAAAAGAAAATAATTATAACAGAAAATGTCAAAGAGATGCTGAGTAATTTGAAGGAAAAAAATATAAATATGGCAATAATTTCAAATGGTGGTAAAGAGCATCAAAAGTCAAAAATAAAAACCTTGAATATTGGTAATTGGATTCCTGATGAAAATATTTTTATATCCGGAGAGATTGGTTATGCAAAGCCGGAAAAGAAAATATTTGATCATGTAATTGAAAGACTTGCGATAAAAAAAGAAAATGCCTGGTATATTGGTGATACATTTGAGAACGATATAATTGGCGCAAAGAATGCAGGCTGGAATGCAATATGGTTTAACAGGCGTAAAGTTAAAGAAACAGATGGAGATATTAAGGCTGACATTATTGTAAAAAATGAAACTGAGATGACGCAAACAATAAAATCTTTATTTATAAATTGA
- a CDS encoding glutaredoxin domain-containing protein: MIKIYGTEMCKDCVALKANLDANKVEYDFRDIGKTLKDLAVFIKIRDLNKIFDPIKGTGTIGIPAIVTEDNEVIIDWKKFLEEKGYEIVQQGAACGIDGKGC, from the coding sequence ATGATAAAAATTTACGGAACAGAAATGTGTAAAGATTGCGTAGCACTCAAGGCAAATCTGGATGCGAATAAGGTTGAATATGATTTTAGAGATATCGGCAAAACACTTAAGGATTTAGCGGTATTTATAAAAATCAGAGATCTTAATAAAATATTTGATCCGATTAAAGGGACAGGAACAATTGGTATTCCTGCAATAGTTACAGAAGACAATGAAGTGATCATCGATTGGAAAAAATTCCTTGAGGAAAAAGGATATGAAATTGTACAGCAGGGAGCAGCATGTGGAATTGATGGAAAGGGCTGCTAA
- a CDS encoding replication initiation protein, which produces MGRKKKVEQVNYDIVDGNQFITDGEYPMASSLGQIEHQTVATSEGRIIDHDERFYDIVDENGLAVIPEDEVQIKGFIKDAISVDKLVETFNENSHETLLKLLALQDNKHPLKKGGVSIAYRTDALIMHCKMEFSAAENIVFDAILGVMSSFPENETYRIEPSSFLKYQKYDSSNSLYQTFRSGASKLKKRLLTFDELGEDGDDEIVVPWFDILRYHGKKKGEGAFIEFRPTAFFKDLALCSQIVHGAYGSLEVTTQLRGKYTIALYWFLENKKRYREYPKATPGVFDMSIEEIKHQFSLSEKYQSNDIDRRVLKPARESINNIDECDFTFDYESQKVSNKIVGYRFSIKEKNYVDAKESAPALTEDALYTQVSSVLGMTGIAFTNDEILRIYSCAKKNKKSAMDLMAVALSFTSRFNDKSLEPIEDKVKYFCKMIEQGAFPNKPVNSSKNKKKTSFDNFEQREYSEDEWKKLENALRKN; this is translated from the coding sequence ATGGGAAGAAAAAAGAAGGTAGAGCAGGTTAACTATGACATAGTTGACGGAAATCAGTTTATAACTGATGGCGAATATCCTATGGCCAGTTCGTTAGGTCAAATAGAGCATCAGACAGTTGCAACATCAGAAGGCAGGATTATAGATCATGATGAAAGATTCTATGATATTGTAGATGAGAATGGTCTTGCTGTGATTCCTGAAGATGAAGTTCAGATCAAAGGTTTTATTAAAGATGCTATTTCCGTTGATAAACTTGTCGAAACATTTAATGAAAATTCCCATGAAACTCTTCTTAAGCTTTTAGCGCTTCAAGATAATAAACATCCTTTGAAAAAAGGCGGCGTAAGTATAGCTTATAGAACTGATGCCTTGATCATGCATTGTAAAATGGAGTTCAGCGCTGCTGAAAATATAGTATTTGATGCTATACTAGGAGTAATGTCATCATTTCCGGAAAATGAAACATATAGAATAGAACCTTCAAGCTTTCTTAAATATCAAAAATATGATTCTTCAAACTCCCTATATCAAACGTTTCGTTCCGGAGCATCAAAACTAAAAAAACGTTTATTGACCTTTGATGAACTGGGCGAAGATGGAGATGATGAAATTGTTGTTCCCTGGTTTGATATTTTAAGATATCATGGAAAGAAAAAAGGAGAAGGTGCTTTTATAGAATTCAGACCTACTGCTTTTTTTAAGGATCTTGCTTTATGCTCTCAGATTGTTCATGGCGCTTATGGATCATTAGAAGTTACAACTCAGCTTCGTGGAAAATATACTATTGCATTATATTGGTTCCTTGAAAATAAAAAGAGATATAGAGAATATCCAAAGGCAACACCTGGTGTCTTTGATATGTCAATAGAGGAGATCAAACATCAATTTTCACTTTCGGAGAAGTATCAATCGAACGATATTGATAGAAGAGTTTTAAAACCCGCCCGAGAAAGTATAAATAATATTGACGAATGTGATTTTACTTTTGATTATGAATCGCAAAAGGTTTCAAATAAGATTGTAGGTTATAGATTTTCTATAAAGGAAAAAAATTATGTAGATGCAAAAGAATCTGCTCCTGCATTAACAGAAGATGCTTTATATACACAAGTATCATCTGTTTTAGGTATGACAGGCATTGCATTTACTAATGATGAAATATTGCGTATATATAGTTGCGCAAAAAAGAATAAAAAATCAGCTATGGATTTGATGGCAGTTGCATTATCTTTTACTAGTCGTTTTAACGATAAGAGTCTTGAACCAATAGAAGATAAGGTTAAATATTTTTGTAAAATGATAGAACAGGGAGCATTTCCAAATAAACCTGTTAATAGTTCAAAGAATAAAAAGAAAACCAGTTTTGATAACTTTGAGCAAAGAGAATATTCGGAAGATGAATGGAAAAAGCTTGAAAATGCTTTGAGAAAGAATTAA
- a CDS encoding tetratricopeptide repeat protein — translation MRKLLTIVLTGIIVLGATGCGSDNTNLTTKSQSEVTVSSTENFTDKENKEEKDDKKISEDMSVEELLESAEYGNGRSYTTLGQKYENGDGVEQNYDKALEYYLLSAEADNADFKGLRYAALFYYEGKGVEQDYDKAREYFIKAAEAGDISAAYYLGIMYEEGEGVDKDFSEAFNYYEMAVSKVDEYLENEKNNGPDELKKALCALARMYEKGLGVEKDTDKAIQYYQYAVDLGWDNVEEDIERLSK, via the coding sequence ATGAGAAAATTATTGACAATTGTTTTAACCGGAATCATTGTTCTTGGAGCTACGGGATGCGGAAGTGATAATACTAACTTAACCACAAAATCCCAATCAGAAGTGACTGTATCATCTACAGAGAATTTTACCGACAAAGAAAATAAAGAGGAAAAAGATGATAAAAAGATTTCGGAAGATATGTCTGTAGAAGAACTGTTGGAATCAGCAGAATACGGAAATGGAAGATCCTATACAACACTTGGACAAAAATATGAAAATGGAGATGGTGTAGAGCAGAATTATGATAAAGCTCTGGAATATTATTTACTTTCAGCAGAAGCAGATAATGCTGACTTTAAGGGATTAAGATATGCAGCTTTGTTTTATTATGAAGGAAAAGGTGTTGAACAGGATTATGATAAGGCAAGGGAATATTTTATTAAAGCAGCAGAAGCCGGTGATATTTCAGCTGCCTATTACCTAGGAATCATGTATGAAGAAGGAGAGGGTGTAGATAAGGATTTTTCGGAAGCTTTTAACTATTATGAGATGGCAGTTTCTAAAGTTGACGAATATCTGGAAAACGAGAAAAATAATGGACCTGATGAATTAAAAAAGGCATTATGTGCATTGGCTCGTATGTATGAAAAAGGTCTTGGAGTTGAGAAAGATACTGATAAGGCAATTCAATATTATCA